tgagaaaaatttttttgaacaacttatcaacaccatcatggatgtacaaggtaaaactaaatttgacactaagggtaaagaagactttaatgaactttgctataaacggaccacatcatctaggtttgttttatcaaacgcgagaaaaaggctctatgtgactcaagttgctaacttaaaattcccggatggttatgctttagatttgagtcggtgtgttgaccataaaaagatggtgttacattccatgaaaagtcatgattgccatgtctttatggaacgactactccccgttgccttgaaagagttgctcccgacaggtccttggaatgcaataactgagataagccaattttttagagacctgtgtacttctacgattagagttgattctatggaacgtctggagtcaaacattgcggagataatatgcaagttagagaagatatttcccccgtcttttttcaattccatggagcatttgcctcttcacctaccttatgaagcgaaagttggaggacctgttcaatatcgatggatgtatccatttgaaagatttcttaatcatataaaaaaaaaagattggcaacaaagctcgggtggagggttcaatatgcaacgcttttttgttagaggaaatttcaaatttctgttctttttatttcgaagatcacattgacacaaaagcaaaagacttagatgttggtgtaaattccgatgatcagttgaaatctaagttacctgagttattcaatgatgacatgggaactacaaccggaaaatgtatagagaggtacttaactgagaaagagtatgaagaagctcatttttatgtgctaaggaactgtggagattttttagatacttatgaaaagtaagttaatacttcatcattactcaattgttttttaattatcaaattagatcgaatttataggtaattaatacataactaaaacatgctttccctacttatagggaatttgaggcacatatcaaaatcaattttcctgatgtcacatcctctaatgatgtttgggcatcacatgagaaaagttttccgaaatggttccgaaatcaagtaagtgatgatacattttctttgaaattgaactatacatttagatttcttattagatattgaaaaaaatataacaacttaattaacatttttttattcataggttcatagattgaaggatcgtctaataatagctttagcattgggtcctagtaacatggtgaagtcttggagacggtattccatcaacgactataagtttcgagcttataaggagggagttgatgtttcaagtctacgttaagcaatggggtttcgTGAATTCAAtcaagggttggactactatggaaccctaaatgaagtaattaagctttcttattatgccgagcaaagggtttatagggttatattgtttaaatgtgattggcttgataattccccacaaggacttagtatccataaggtttatggacttgtagatgtaaacgagaaaaagaaacttcgtggacataacccatttgtggcagcttttcaagtcgatcaagtttgttatgctccttatccaaccattaagaaaggtaatcaaggtattcagtggtccgcggtttttaaaaccaaggcaagatcacaagttgatgctcctattgaagaaagtgtctttcaagaagatgtggttgtgaatgatcactcaatttcagcgattttgttggaagatatagaggatgaagatgtagacgaagtgacagtggaaagaggtcaaggggaatatgacagagacgccggagaagaaggggatgaagatgaagttgaagaacttattagatacgaaaatgaggaatcagaggaagaagtaggagtgcttttttcagaagatgaacctgttttgaattgtagtgatagtgatagtgaggaggactagttgtaattgtacaattattaaacattcaataaaatttgctctccgttttttattacttgtcgttctagcctatttggttttttgttttatacatgtcgttttagcttaacatcaatagtgtgtttcaatttcCATGGTTTGGTCataagaaacctctcaattcagcaaataaaatgcattaaagaagaggcaagtggtaattagttcacagttttccatagttagtgtttgtttcaattgtttatatataccctACAGAAATGGATGTTTTGAACTAACGATTTTTTCTTTGAACTAACAATTTGAATTGTTTTcatgcagtgattatgccgaaTATTTTTCGCCGTTTGATTGGGAGCAATAGTAAGGCAAATGCATCTCAACAGAATCGGGAGGACGACGAGGTTGAGGATGAGGAAGATCCTGAATCTCCATCACGAAGACAGGAGAACATGCAGGTGACTCTCTCAGCGGCCCGTGCTCGGCCAgatcatttttggtaagtttatgttaattttttaatttttaaaaaacttaacatttacagttttaatttcaaatatttgtgtatttttcaggtgggatgacgaaccaatcaagaaatatgttacttggtcgttcacccgtaacacaggagatgagtacttcactaggtggggtgaagcgagtaacgcacagcgtcagaagatgtggagttactttgcggtaattatgtttttcaataataattttcttaagtttataataattttcttaagtttataagaattttcataagttttatataactaacTTCACATTTGTTTTTGAAACAGAgtcatgtaagatccatcgatcctgagtatgatcctattcctgagtggcaggcgagggtaacgagacggattaccactcttattaatggactaaaatataacaagaaaccgccaaagtgggtgcctgcTACTTGGTTAGAGAACCTtaggaataggccaaatgatcctacttttgccaaacattcgaaaatcaacacggcaaataggaagtcgggtgggaaagatgggaaagcattgggcacccacactcttggtcggaagagttgctccgatgctttcaaggaattggtaagtattgtttatattgcttttaaaaagtggttaatatatatgattgacaaatatatacttgattttacttgtttccatactaatttcagggtcaagaggccaccccccacaagatgttcatgaagacgaagaaaaataagaagggcgagtgggttaaccctcgagcggctgagattgaggtaaattcttgtatttaatttaatatttatttttattacaaagaacgataatctctttcttataaagataggtatatatatatatatcatttcgacgattttctatttttttcaaaTAAGTGATTTGCAAGCGGAGATGAGTCGACCATTGCCACCGGACAGTCTCCCGACGAGATTCGGGCCTACTACAAGGTCAGTAGGaggctttgacgagaagaaccggatgtttgggaccggagatacaggggcccaaatatggtatgatcttcctcctaacaaagctggccgacggtctttgtcttatgctcctagcatgatttcacagctttccacccaaatgaatgatgagcgagccgctcgagttgctcttgaaagacaggttcgtgaacaggctgaagaaatggcggcaatgagaaaggcttgggctgatttgcaagcatctcaacccccaaacacgtgttcacaatttcctactccacatagacgggatgactttggggctggtgatgacgggtttggaggtacTGGTAGTTTTATGGAGCCTATAATAACTTAGAGCTtttaagttagagcctttaggttagagcctttaggttagaactttagtttagttagtattatcgtctagtagggagtatgaaagacatggtaagacaattctctttcgtgtttaatttgtaagacaatgtacaaatttgactatgtttttatgtaaaacaatttgcgtccccttctcttttgttgtctattgattcccgcattagcggtcgacgtgaaaatggattcccgcttggcggtcgacgattggatgtgttttgcaggttttggttatattggaaacgatgcaaataggcatcgtggctatatttgaaacgatgcaaaaaacgcatcgtggctgggcagCAGGCTACTGTTTCCATGCCTGTTTTTTAATACCACCGacagaatttccgtcagtaatttaaaaaaactgacggaatttccgtcactgctCTTCCCCTTCATTTTCCCAGAATTGACACAAAAGTGCCACGTGTCTagcaactgacggaatttccgtcagtaaaacgGAAATCCTGACAGAAATTCCGTCACTACCTTCTTTTAATGTGACTTCAGAATATTACGTGGAATGCCACGTGTCAGATAaccctgacggaatttccgtcagtaatgaCAAacactgacggattttccgtcaatTTTGACCTGGAAATAaagacggaatttccgtcaaagATCCGTCAGTATTTTGGAAGACTGACGGAAATTCTGTCAGTACAGGTATTTTACTGACGAAATAAGCTGACCCTAATACCTGACGGAATTTCGGTCAGGAAATTGAAATACCGACGGAAATGCCGTCAGTATGGCCTTAaattttccgtcagtttcccgcgttttcgttgtagtggaagatgaaattcatgcaatagagaatgaagggaactactctatcatttccccaaccatcaccgatttcattgcatgggcaaaaagtgtgaataggcaagtcatagaactagagagtgcagtggcaaccctacgtgatcccaacgcaacacctaaagaacatgcaccactagtcttctctcaaaacactacaatgcaagaagtagtagccatggttgatgaactagtcgaccaaattatccaattggaggccgaaatcataagaatgagggaacttgctactgtcaatggaatatgggccgatgatgatgaagatgagtatctcactgaacactacttagtcaaagtcagtgaggaaatagcccaaaattgtgaagatcaggttgtagaccaccttactcgttcgggacgcccataccaaaacacttctcaaaatggtcccatagcaaacggtccaaccaatgtggtcacaccaaatgataatgaagatggctCCACCGACCATTTACTAAAAcaactgcagaagacaaaggccgatctttcagtctggcaactagtggcaagctcattcccacatcgccaagctttactgcaagccttggccaaactaaatgttgcacataactccacacccgatgacgtagtcaacttggtcttccaataatcaccgaagctaagtaatcctattactttctcggatgaagatttgccaccctttggtgctagtcataacttggctttTTATATCACTGTCagttgcttaaagaagaatgtgccaatgactttggtagatgatagctccgcagtcaacgtcatacccttgaaaacggcatacaaattgggcatgaaagagtaggattggacccctaccaaccaaggtgttcgcgcatatgatggtacacgccgaaaggtagtaggacttgttaacctaactatagccacatggccgattgaacgaaaagtcaacttccaaatagtggacattgaagcatcctttaacatacttctgggaagaccttggattcacgcttccaaagcggtaacatccaccctccaccagaaaatcaaaatcccactaaatggtaaagtggtgacgatcacttcgtcgcccatcaaggcaataatcgaaaagaagtcaagtaatcaagtcctggcggatccagtatatgaacttgggggcttccatatcataaatgtcatagaaagtgagttggcacccttatacttcaatccctactccaatttagtggtcaaccatatgctcaaatcccagggatacttcccaggaatgcttttgaatcctatccgaaggaacacttttgcaccctacaaagaaggcaactcacaaagaataccacttggaataggatacaaacccactaaagaggaagttctcgagatgctcgctcaagttcaaaaccgcaagaatgtgggaatccaaatgcgaccctacctccctaccctaaatggatacttcgttagggaaggaagtcaagatatctttcacggatttcccgaaccttggcactatctcgaaaagaagttagccggaatcgagatctttcacgattgctacttcattcctccggaaacggttcctaccgtcaagactcgtcaagcaccttggttagacgaacaagctgttagtctactatttggagaagatcgatttgttagagccgcgcaggatgagatcattaccatgatacttcaagacgatcacttcaaccctaccgccttaatcacagaaaccaacaccaatcagtagaaaggatggagaaagtcgatcaagtggacaaacaatcaaggaagactcttcgagctcaccactggagaaggagagatgttcaaaggagaaccaaaagacgatgaattcgagtcagagtcagagtcggagtcagagtcggagtctagagaagttcctagagagtctcctcctgtcgttattcccactccccttgttttcCTAGCTTAGTATCAAGTAGTAAcaatagttcgggaaatgtcccaacggctgtccctttaccgccactgactacagatcagatggcttctttgttttaacttttctcaaactttaatatgaataaatcaggttctacttactcttcgtgttatcttgaatgcaattctatttacgatgataatgaggatgacccagacccagactcaatacctccctacatagccgaAGAAATACtaaaagagggggaagggggacctgtaatagaaaacactgaacccatcaacgtagaaaccgaactagaaccccaagaacttaggatagggacgaccttgagcccttccgaaagggccagtttcatagacctcctgcacgagttcaaggacgtttttgcttggtcctacaaatacatgccaggaatcgacaaggacatcgcagagcatagaatcccaatcaaatcaggtttcaaacccgtgaaacagaagcttcgtcgaatgaggacagaatgggctctcaagatcaaagaagaagtcgataaacagttcaaagccgggttcatcaaagtttccgagtactcagactgggtagctaacatagtacgcgtacccaaaaaggatggcaGAATCCGTGCTTGTGTtaattttagagacttaaacaaattaagtcctaaggatgactttcctctaccacatatcgacatattggtggataatacagtagatcacgcattactatccttcatggatggatatgcaggatataaccagatcaagatggccatagatgatatgcataagaccgccttcatcactcaatggggaacctattgctacacggttatgccgtttgggttaattaacgccggagctacataccaacgcaccgcaactacgctcttacatgacatgatgcataaggaattttaggtatacgtagatgacatgatcgtcaagtccaaggatagagaggggcacattgcgaaccttcgcaaattcttctcaaggctacggaagtacaacataagactcaatcctcagaaatgcgcattcggagtaacatctggtaaactcctgggatacgttgttagccaacgaggaatagaaatatacccttctaagatcaaagctctaatcgaaatgtcGCAACCTCAAACgaagaaagaagttagaggattcctaggcaaggaaatattatccaaaccaccagtgctcatgccacctcaacgagatcaacctcttggtttatatctcacggtaaccgaaacggccatgggcgccatgctagctcaaaccgtaggaaaagaataaagagctatctactaccttagtaagaagttcttggagtacgagtgcaaatacacgccactcgggaagacatgcctcgctcttgtgtgggcaacgaagaagctacgccattacatgcttagctactccgtcaaaatatactccaaaatggaccctgtcaaatacctcttcgagaaacccgttctcaatggacgcttaacaagatggactttgatgctctcagagttcgatctcaagtatgtacctctgaaagttataaaggggcgtgccgttgccgaattcttcgcagaaaatcccattaatgatacacaaacgatagacacctggtcatttccggatgaggatatactccaaaccgatgtagactcctgggacctttattatgatggagcatcgaacttaagaggatttggaataggagtgttgctcatttctcctgaaggcgagcatacaccaatctctgtgaaactcgacttcgaggtgacaaataacgctgcagaatacgaggcttgtctcattggattgcaagcggcggtaggtttaggcatcaagaatcttcgagtgcatggggattcatctttgatcatcaaccaaattacgggatcttggaaaatccgaagtaaaAGCTTAGCatcttatcaagccagaatagaccaagtagcccaattcttcgatcaagtaacctacctacacctacctcgagaggagaatcaatttgcagatgctcttgcaaaacttgcatctttgattaatatgtcggatagcatggtagaaatgcctttatgcatcgaacgacggtcagagccagcttatgtgcaccaaatcaccgatgaagaggaaatcacagaggaaccttggttccaagcgatccta
The Silene latifolia isolate original U9 population chromosome 11, ASM4854445v1, whole genome shotgun sequence genome window above contains:
- the LOC141614479 gene encoding uncharacterized protein LOC141614479; the protein is MPNIFRRLIGSNSKANASQQNREDDEVEDEEDPESPSRRQENMQVTLSAARARPDHFWWDDEPIKKYVTWSFTRNTGDEYFTRWGEASNAQRQKMWSYFASHVRSIDPEYDPIPEWQARVTRRITTLINGLKYNKKPPKWVPATCGDESTIATGQSPDEIRAYYKVSRRL